The Plasmodium yoelii strain 17X genome assembly, chromosome: 8 genome includes a region encoding these proteins:
- a CDS encoding centrin, putative: MKRFYLKAIALLFMFISFWNEIKSTKNDNNEAGGNAASNMSKQELDEVYLEFVEYDLNRDGLIDAEEIISVLKYMKKSDFINFFTKVDLDSSGTISFNEYMIFINSN; this comes from the exons ATGAAACGATTTTACTTAAAGGCAATAGCTCTcttatttatgtttatatCTTTTTGGAATGAAATAAAATCTACT aaaaatgataataatgaagcAGGGGGTAATGCAGCCTCTAATATGTCTAAACAAGAACTAGACGAAGTTTATCTGGAATTTGTCGAATATGATTTAAATAGAGATG gtTTAATTGACGCAGAGGAAATTATATcagttttaaaatatatgaaaaaatcagatttcataaatttttttacaaaagtCGATTTAGACTCATCAGGAACAA tttcatttaatgaatatatgatattcataaattcaaattaa